One Paralichthys olivaceus isolate ysfri-2021 chromosome 21, ASM2471397v2, whole genome shotgun sequence genomic window carries:
- the grnb gene encoding granulin b translates to MELQMGILFLALLGLSTALVCPDGGMCEDKNTCCKNLMGTYSCCPLPHAECCSDHLHCCYEGTLCDLSHEKCVNKTVSLPWVRRLPAKQTLEVPQLRDRVKTNVCPDQVSSCLDDYTCSQLHNGSWGCCPLTKAVCCDDKHHCCPEGTKCDPDRQMCVSASLESVPMVEKLPAIRRENNPVSAAPTVGSVTCLPGKSSCPDSYTCCLLPSGDYGCCPYPQAICCSDHVHCCPSNTICDLEHGVCKSGETRVPLLKKIPALPHNVVCPDKVAACPDQTTCCEMDNSSYGCCPMPNAVCCSDHIHCCPEGTQCDLRHSTCVSTRGDAIMASKIPAALTELVAAQSRVAAVPCNDSVACADGYTCCQTPSEEWACCPLPKAVCCEDHLHCCPHGTICNLAASTCDDPTANMAVMPWLPHTPASPIVTDNSKCDKSTSCPGKSTCCKTVTGDWACCPLPQAVCCDDHIHCCPHATVCNLEAESCDDPSGISASVPWTEKVSAVTLEVQDEKCDQETMCPRGTTCCKKDSGQWACCPLPQAVCCSDHEHCCPQGYKCNMAAQTCDKPGAVSRPWLQKIPPLTTELRQAVSALQAKNMCDTSTSCPKDTTCCFMDRTHKWGCCPLPKAVCCSDGNHCCPSGHTCEPHRSSCSKGSHSIPWFTKLSAVTEPGAVTDVKCDDKSSCASGTTCCKLATGEWGCCPLVKAVCCADHEHCCPQGYTCNMQTGTCEKKNGDELIQTLPQSKVVRSEPGDAEDVPCDSTGEFHCPRKDTCCRTSSTEWACCPSPKATCCSDSKHCCPEGFSCDEEAGGCTPKETQLTWDILFWDRQRDFVPHGL, encoded by the exons ATG GAGCTTCAGATGGGGATCTTGTTTCTGGCTCTGCTCGGCCTGAGCACAGCGCTGGTTTGTCCTGATGGAGGCATGTGTGAGGACAAAAACACGTGCTGCAAGAACTTAATGGGAACATACAGCTGCTGTCCGCTAccacat GCTGAGTGTTGTTCAGACCACCTCCACTGCTGCTATGAGGGGACCCTGTGTGATCTGTCTCATgagaaatgtgtaaataagaCAGTGTCTCTGCCCTGGGTGAGACGTCTTCCTGCCAAACAGACTCTGGAAGTCCCTCAG CTCCGTGACAGAGTGAAGACAAACGTATGTCCAGACCAGGTGTCTTCGTGTTTGGATGACTATACTTGCTCCCAGCTTCATAACGGCAGCTGGGGCTGTTGTCCGTTAACTAAG GCGGTGTGTTGCGATGATAAGCACCACTGTTGTCCCGAGGGAACAAAGTGTGATCCCGATCggcaaatgtgtgtttctgcgtCACTGGAGTCCGTCCCCATGGTGGAGAAACTCCCGGCCATACGGAGGGAGAATAACCCAG TTTCTGCGGCTCCAACCGTGGGTTCAGTGACGTGTCTGCCAGGGAAGAGCAGTTGTCCAGATAGTTACACCTGTTGTCTTTTACCCAGCGGAGACTACGGCTGCTGTCCTTACCCACAG gcCATTTGCTGCAGTGATCATGTCCACTGTTGCCCCAGCAACACAATATGTGACCTGGAACATGGGGTCTGCAAGTCCGGTGAGACCAGAGTGCCGCTGCTGAAGAAGATCCCTGCGCTTCCTCACAACG TTGTGTGTCCAGACAAAGTGGCCGCCTGTCCTGATCAGACCACGTGCTGCGAGATGGACAACAGCTCTTATGGCTGCTGTCCGATGCCCAAT GCCGTCTGTTGTTCAGATCACATCCACTGCTGCCCTGAAGGGACCCAGTGCGACCTGCGGCACAGCACCTGTGTGTCGACCCGGGGAGACGCCATCATGGCCTCTAAGATCCCAGCTGCTCTGACGGAGCTGGTGGCAGCGCAGAGCAGAG ttGCTGCTGTTCCCTGTAACGACTCTGTGGCCTGTGCTGACGGATATACCTGCTGTCAAACGCCATCGGAGGAATGGGCGTGTTGCCCGTTACCTAAG GCCGTGTGCTGCGAGGACCACCTGCACTGCTGCCCCCACGGCACCATATGTAACCTGGCGGCCTCCACGTGTGATGACCCCACAGCGAACATGGCGGTGATGCCTTGGCTTCCCCACACACCCGCCTCCCCCATCGTGACGGACAACAGCAAGTGTGACAAATCCACTTCTTGTCCTGGAAAATCCACCTGCTGCAAAACGGTAACTGGAGACTGGGCCTGCTGTCCGCTGCCTCAG GCTGTTTGCTGCGACGACCACATCCACTGCTGCCCTCATGCGACCGTCTGCAACCTGGAGGCTGAATCTTGCGATGACCCGTCAGGTATTTCAGCGTCCGTCCCCTGGACGGAGAAGGTCTCTGCAGTGACGCTGGAGGTCCAGGACGAGAAGTGCGACCAGGAGACCATGTGTCCAAGAGGAACCACCTGCTGTAAGAAAGACTCCGGACAGTGGGCCTGCTGCCCCCTGCCTCAG GCCGTGTGCTGCAGCGATCACGAGCACTGTTGTCCCCAAGGCTACAAGTGTAACATGGCCGCGCAGACGTGTGATAAGCCCGGAGCCGTGAGCCGGCCGTGGCTGCAGAAGATCCCGCCGCTGACCACGGAGCTCCGCCAGGCTGTTTCCGCTCTGCAGGCGAAGAACATGTGTGACACCAGCACCAGCTGCCCCAAAGACACCACCTGCTGCTTCATGGACAGGACCCACAAGTGGGGCTGCTGTCCTCTGCCGAAG GCGGTCTGCTGCAGCGACGGGAACCACTGCTGCCCCAGCGGTCACACCTGCGAGCCTCACCGCTCCTCCTGCTCCAAGGGCTCCCACTCTATCCCCTGGTTCACCAAACTGAGCGCGGTGACCGAGCCCGGCGCCGTGACGGACGTCAAGTGTGACGACAAGAGCAGCTGTGCTTCGGGGACGACCTGCTGTAAACTAGCGACAGGAGAGTGGGGCTGCTGCCCCCTGGTCAAG GCGGTTTGTTGTGCGGACCACGAGCACTGCTGCCCTCAGGGCTACACCTGCAACATGCAGACGGGAACGTGTGAGAAGAAGAACGGCGATGAGCTGATCCAAACCCTCCCTCAGAGCAAAGTGGTTCGGTCCGAGCCCGGAGACGCGGAGGACGTACCATGTGACAGCACGGGGGAATTTCACTGCCCCAGAAAAGACACGTGCTGCAGGACGTCGTCCACAGAGTGGGCGTGTTGCCCCTCGCCAAAG GCGACCTGCTGCTCCGACTCGAAGCACTGCTGCCCCGAGGGATTCTCCTGTGACGAGGAGGCTGGAGGATGCACCCCGAAGGAAACCCAGCTGACCTGGGACATTTTGTTttgggacagacagagagactttGTCCCTCACGGACTTTAA
- the LOC109646473 gene encoding protein FAM171A2 isoform X1, with product MTDTRTSRLLLFVWMCALWDALAAKSLPDPGGFEVQIKVQVFDSSDLSPLADAQVHVHGNQTILASSRAGSDGVLRVSFLYRAGTWVIITASKQDYVTNSVPWHSSRIPLYASVSLYLLVQRPGTLILYDDVLQVLSGSPGARNQPLVQLQRKSLQLPSSSNYTALSAAMTTARSQYEIGGFPFLLGQETNSSGAETGWTDLTAVAVVSIQLFDKDGAAIQVSDPIHISVPLPSDTRNRMAMSVPAWMYQPKTGLWVRNGTGYIQKDGAQLVWNVVVPQMGYWLAAFPSSSGLGLSHPGLRDITTYHTLFLLSILASLALLVLILLCVLLYYCRCGERRRRRKCLKPRRQQGKPHTTNLNGAKRDQGTSTSRLNLICGGHAESGPSNDKSDLSPSRNCQSSREDLTKHVPAHMLRHAKGKNASGAQRGESFPMKVTRATETNNLDNPLLHEDYNRSYSPMEGKESEYHRHHNANDNRGYASDPPSPPRFQGYVPSQSDKPPEYSASAADSLARPTSLNTQPGQIIFCSSIDQMKENMYRSMVPTLVIPAHYMRLPSEFSGKDGKDQKEQDSDGAQMGGGQQHHHHHSQKQGQQQQQQSGSQGDDSEEPSWASDSSGGPVTIPVLFNDSTMAQMNGELQALTEKKLLELGVKQHPRAWFISLDGRANAHVRHSYIDAGNDLSGGGFGGGSGSTQRDINLEPSLDDRKSALNRKGKDERWGTGGRKGHGVSSTGKKSYSKLAYPDISEPSSSEGRPVSPEENSLTPLLDEGPSSRGSTIPRRGRSRVNSGRSSNSENRRDSMTSPEDDPDDKDENKKSPWQKIEDRPLMVFHPRK from the exons ATGACGGACACCCGCACCTCGCGTCTGCTCCTGTTCGTGTGGATGTGCGCGCTCTGGGACGCGCTCGCCGCCAAATCTCTCCCAGATCCGGGAGGCTTCG AGGTGCAAATAAAAGTCCAGGTGTTCGACAGCAGTGACTTGTCGCCGCTGGCGGACGCTCAGGTGCACGTCCACGGGAATCAGACGATCTTGGCGTCAAGCAGAGCCGGCAGCGATGGCGTCCTGAGGGTCAGCTTCCTGTACCGcgctggaacatgggtcatcaTCACAGCCTCCAAACAAGACTACGTCACCAACTCCGTGCCCTGGCACTCCAGCCGCATCCCCT TGTACGCGTCAGTCAGCCTGTACCTCCTCGTCCAGAGACCGGGGACTCTCATTCTGTACGATGACGTCCTGCAGGTTCTGTCTGGGTCACCAG gAGCTCGTAACCAGCCGCTGGTGCAGCTCCAGAGGAAGTCGCTCCAGCTGCCGTCCAGCTCCAACTACACGGCGCTGTCCGCTGCCATGACCACGGCCAGGAGTCAGTACGAGATCGGTGGTTTCCCGTTTCTCTTGGGCCAGGAGACCAACAGCTCAG GTGCAGAAACCGGGTGGACAGACTTGACGGCCGTGGCGGTCGTCAGCATCCAGCTGTTCGACAAAGATGGCGCCGCAATCCAGGTCTCGGATCCGATCCACATCTCCGTGCCGCTGCCGTCCGACACACGCAACAGGATGGCCATGAGCGTCCCTGCGTGGATGTATCAGCCTAAGACGG GACTGTGGGTTCGGAACGGGACGGGCTACATCCAGAAAGACGGAGCTCAGTTGGTGTGGAACGTGGTGGTTCCTCAGATGGGATACTGGCTGGCTGCCTTCCCGTCCTCCTCAG GACTGGGTCTGTCTCACCCGGGCCTGAGGGACATCACCACCTACCACACCCTGTTCCTGCTCTCCATCCTGGCCTCGTTGGCCCTGCTGGTGCTCATCCTGCTCTGTGTGCTGCTCTACTACTGCAGGTGTGGGGAGCGTAGGCGCAG GCGGAAGTGTTTGAAACCTCGTCGACAGCAGGGTAAACCCCACACTACCAATCTAAATGGTGCCAAGAGAGACCAGGGTACATCCACCTCACGCCTAAATCTGATCTGCGGTGGCCATGCGGAGTCTGGACCGTCCAATGACAAATCTGACTTGTCCCCATCAAGAAACTGCCAGAGTTCCAGGGAGGATCTCACCAAACATGTTCCCGCTCACATGCTGCGACACGCCAAGGGAAAAAACGCTTCAGGTGCCCAACGAGGGGAAAGCTTCCCCATGAAGGTTACACGTGCCACAGAGACCAACAACCTGGACAACCCTTTGCTGCATGAAGACTACAACAGGAGCTACAGCCCCATGGAGGGCAAAGAGTCCGAATATCACCGACACCACAATGCCAATGACAATCGAGGGTACGCCTCTGATCCCCCGTCTCCGCCTCGCTTCCAAGGCTACGTGCCAAGTCAGTCCGACAAACCCCCGGAGTATTCGGCATCAGCAGCCGACAGCCTTGCCAGACCCACCTCCCTCAACACTCAGCCAGGTCAAATCATCTTCTGCAGCTCCATCGACCAGATGAAGGAGAACATGTACCGCAGTATGGTGCCAACCCTGGTCATTCCTGCGCACTACATGCGCCTGCCCTCTGAGTTCTCTGGTAAAGACGGGAAGGACCAGAAGGAGCAAGACAGCGACGGTGCACAGATGGGAGGAGGCCAGcagcatcatcaccaccactCCCAGAAACAAggccagcagcaacagcagcaaagcGGATCCCAGGGAGACGACTCTGAGGAGCCAAGCTGGGCCTCTGACTCCTCCGGCGGACCGGTGACCATCCCTGTGCTCTTCAACGACTCCACGATGGCTCAGATGAACGGAGAATTGCAGGCGCTGACTGAGAAGAAGCTACTGGAACTGGGTGTCAAGCAGCACCCACGGGCGTGGTTCATCTCCCTGGATGGACGAGCCAACGCTCATGTGCGCCACTCCTACATCGATGCTGGGAATGACCTCAGCGGCGGTGGATTTGGAGGTGGCTCCGGCAGCACTCAGCGAGACATCAACCTTGAACCATCTCTAGACGATCGAAAATCCGCACTGAACCGGAAGGGAAAAGATGAGCGCTGGGGAACAGGAGGGCGGAAGGGCCACGGAGTGAGCAGCACCGGTAAGAAGAGTTACTCCAAGCTGGCCTACCCCGACATCAGCGAGCCCAGCAGCAGCGAGGGACGCCCTGTCTCCCCCGAGGAGAACTCCCTCACCCCTCTTCTGGACGAAGGTCCGTCCTCTCGAGGATCCACCATCCCCAGGAGAGGACGCAGCCGTGTGAACAGCGGCCGCAGCAGCAACAGCGAGAACCGCCGCGACTCCATGACGAGCCCCGAGGACGACCCCGACGACAAAGACGAGAACAAGAAGAGCCCCTGGCAGAAGATTGAAGACAGGCCTCTCATGGTCTTCCACCCGAGGAAGTGA
- the LOC109646473 gene encoding protein FAM171A2 isoform X2 produces the protein MTDTRTSRLLLFVWMCALWDALAAKSLPDPGGFEVQIKVQVFDSSDLSPLADAQVHVHGNQTILASSRAGSDGVLRVSFLYRAGTWVIITASKQDYVTNSVPWHSSRIPLYASVSLYLLVQRPGTLILYDDVLQVLSGSPGARNQPLVQLQRKSLQLPSSSNYTALSAAMTTARSQYEIGGFPFLLGQETNSSGAETGWTDLTAVAVVSIQLFDKDGAAIQVSDPIHISVPLPSDTRNRMAMSVPAWMYQPKTGLWVRNGTGYIQKDGAQLVWNVVVPQMGYWLAAFPSSSGLGLSHPGLRDITTYHTLFLLSILASLALLVLILLCVLLYYCRRKCLKPRRQQGKPHTTNLNGAKRDQGTSTSRLNLICGGHAESGPSNDKSDLSPSRNCQSSREDLTKHVPAHMLRHAKGKNASGAQRGESFPMKVTRATETNNLDNPLLHEDYNRSYSPMEGKESEYHRHHNANDNRGYASDPPSPPRFQGYVPSQSDKPPEYSASAADSLARPTSLNTQPGQIIFCSSIDQMKENMYRSMVPTLVIPAHYMRLPSEFSGKDGKDQKEQDSDGAQMGGGQQHHHHHSQKQGQQQQQQSGSQGDDSEEPSWASDSSGGPVTIPVLFNDSTMAQMNGELQALTEKKLLELGVKQHPRAWFISLDGRANAHVRHSYIDAGNDLSGGGFGGGSGSTQRDINLEPSLDDRKSALNRKGKDERWGTGGRKGHGVSSTGKKSYSKLAYPDISEPSSSEGRPVSPEENSLTPLLDEGPSSRGSTIPRRGRSRVNSGRSSNSENRRDSMTSPEDDPDDKDENKKSPWQKIEDRPLMVFHPRK, from the exons ATGACGGACACCCGCACCTCGCGTCTGCTCCTGTTCGTGTGGATGTGCGCGCTCTGGGACGCGCTCGCCGCCAAATCTCTCCCAGATCCGGGAGGCTTCG AGGTGCAAATAAAAGTCCAGGTGTTCGACAGCAGTGACTTGTCGCCGCTGGCGGACGCTCAGGTGCACGTCCACGGGAATCAGACGATCTTGGCGTCAAGCAGAGCCGGCAGCGATGGCGTCCTGAGGGTCAGCTTCCTGTACCGcgctggaacatgggtcatcaTCACAGCCTCCAAACAAGACTACGTCACCAACTCCGTGCCCTGGCACTCCAGCCGCATCCCCT TGTACGCGTCAGTCAGCCTGTACCTCCTCGTCCAGAGACCGGGGACTCTCATTCTGTACGATGACGTCCTGCAGGTTCTGTCTGGGTCACCAG gAGCTCGTAACCAGCCGCTGGTGCAGCTCCAGAGGAAGTCGCTCCAGCTGCCGTCCAGCTCCAACTACACGGCGCTGTCCGCTGCCATGACCACGGCCAGGAGTCAGTACGAGATCGGTGGTTTCCCGTTTCTCTTGGGCCAGGAGACCAACAGCTCAG GTGCAGAAACCGGGTGGACAGACTTGACGGCCGTGGCGGTCGTCAGCATCCAGCTGTTCGACAAAGATGGCGCCGCAATCCAGGTCTCGGATCCGATCCACATCTCCGTGCCGCTGCCGTCCGACACACGCAACAGGATGGCCATGAGCGTCCCTGCGTGGATGTATCAGCCTAAGACGG GACTGTGGGTTCGGAACGGGACGGGCTACATCCAGAAAGACGGAGCTCAGTTGGTGTGGAACGTGGTGGTTCCTCAGATGGGATACTGGCTGGCTGCCTTCCCGTCCTCCTCAG GACTGGGTCTGTCTCACCCGGGCCTGAGGGACATCACCACCTACCACACCCTGTTCCTGCTCTCCATCCTGGCCTCGTTGGCCCTGCTGGTGCTCATCCTGCTCTGTGTGCTGCTCTACTACTGCAG GCGGAAGTGTTTGAAACCTCGTCGACAGCAGGGTAAACCCCACACTACCAATCTAAATGGTGCCAAGAGAGACCAGGGTACATCCACCTCACGCCTAAATCTGATCTGCGGTGGCCATGCGGAGTCTGGACCGTCCAATGACAAATCTGACTTGTCCCCATCAAGAAACTGCCAGAGTTCCAGGGAGGATCTCACCAAACATGTTCCCGCTCACATGCTGCGACACGCCAAGGGAAAAAACGCTTCAGGTGCCCAACGAGGGGAAAGCTTCCCCATGAAGGTTACACGTGCCACAGAGACCAACAACCTGGACAACCCTTTGCTGCATGAAGACTACAACAGGAGCTACAGCCCCATGGAGGGCAAAGAGTCCGAATATCACCGACACCACAATGCCAATGACAATCGAGGGTACGCCTCTGATCCCCCGTCTCCGCCTCGCTTCCAAGGCTACGTGCCAAGTCAGTCCGACAAACCCCCGGAGTATTCGGCATCAGCAGCCGACAGCCTTGCCAGACCCACCTCCCTCAACACTCAGCCAGGTCAAATCATCTTCTGCAGCTCCATCGACCAGATGAAGGAGAACATGTACCGCAGTATGGTGCCAACCCTGGTCATTCCTGCGCACTACATGCGCCTGCCCTCTGAGTTCTCTGGTAAAGACGGGAAGGACCAGAAGGAGCAAGACAGCGACGGTGCACAGATGGGAGGAGGCCAGcagcatcatcaccaccactCCCAGAAACAAggccagcagcaacagcagcaaagcGGATCCCAGGGAGACGACTCTGAGGAGCCAAGCTGGGCCTCTGACTCCTCCGGCGGACCGGTGACCATCCCTGTGCTCTTCAACGACTCCACGATGGCTCAGATGAACGGAGAATTGCAGGCGCTGACTGAGAAGAAGCTACTGGAACTGGGTGTCAAGCAGCACCCACGGGCGTGGTTCATCTCCCTGGATGGACGAGCCAACGCTCATGTGCGCCACTCCTACATCGATGCTGGGAATGACCTCAGCGGCGGTGGATTTGGAGGTGGCTCCGGCAGCACTCAGCGAGACATCAACCTTGAACCATCTCTAGACGATCGAAAATCCGCACTGAACCGGAAGGGAAAAGATGAGCGCTGGGGAACAGGAGGGCGGAAGGGCCACGGAGTGAGCAGCACCGGTAAGAAGAGTTACTCCAAGCTGGCCTACCCCGACATCAGCGAGCCCAGCAGCAGCGAGGGACGCCCTGTCTCCCCCGAGGAGAACTCCCTCACCCCTCTTCTGGACGAAGGTCCGTCCTCTCGAGGATCCACCATCCCCAGGAGAGGACGCAGCCGTGTGAACAGCGGCCGCAGCAGCAACAGCGAGAACCGCCGCGACTCCATGACGAGCCCCGAGGACGACCCCGACGACAAAGACGAGAACAAGAAGAGCCCCTGGCAGAAGATTGAAGACAGGCCTCTCATGGTCTTCCACCCGAGGAAGTGA